ACGCCTCGTGCGAAACACCCTCCATCAGGTCGCCGTCGGAACAGATCGCGTAGGTGAAGTGGTTCACGATCTCGTGGCCGGGGCGGTTGAAGCGCGCCGCGAGGTGCGCCTCGGCGATCGCCATCCCCACGCCGTTGGTGAAACCCTGGCCGAGCGGGCCGGTAGTCGTTTCGACGCCCGGGGCGAGCCCGTGCTCCGGGTGGCCGGGGGTCTTGCTTCCCCACTGCCGGAAGTTCTTCAGGTCATCCAGCGAGAGATCGTACCCGGTGAGATGCAGGATCGAATAGAGCAGCATCGAGGCATGCCCGGCCGAAAGGACAAAGCGATCGCGGTCGGGCCAGTCGGGGTGCTTCGGGCTGTGTTTGAGGTGCCGGGTGTAGAGCAGGTACGCCAGCGGCGCCAGCGCCATCGGCGTGCCCGGGTGGCCGGAGTTGGCCTTTTCCACCGCATCCATGGCAAGGGTGCGGACGGTGTTGATACAGAGCGTGTCGAGGTCCGTCCGGGCGGCGGCTTTGGGGAGCGCGGTCACGGGCGGGAATCTAGCGTGCGGCGCCGCATCCGGCCAAATGCACGCCGCCCTTGACTTGGCGCATTCATGATGTTATCTCATGATTCATGAAATCCAAGAAGGTGAGCGAGCCGGTTCAGGTGTACCTGGACGCCCCGCATCGGGAGCGGCTGGACTGGCTGACGTCCGAGCTGGGCGCCTCCAAGTCCGAAGTGCTGCGTCGGGCGTTGGTCGCGCTGGAGCAGGCCATGACTGATCCCGACTCGCACCCGCTGGTGCGCTTGATCGGCATCGGAGTCGGTGATCGCGGTCCCAGCGTGAGCTACGACCCCATCGTGGAGCACGATCGCTACCTGGCGGAGGCAAACTGGCCCGCGCCCCCGCCCCGCCGCGGCGGCCCCCGGCGCGGACGTGCTTGAGGTATTCGTAGACAGCGGCTTCTGGTGCGCAACCGCGCTCCGGGGCCGGACCGATGTCGACCGCGAGCGGCACGAACGGGCCGGAGCGACACTCCGCCAGCTGATCCGGAGCGGCACGCGTCTGGTCACGACCAATCTGGTGCTTGCTGAGACGCACCAGCTGCTGTTGATCCGGGACCGGCGAGACACGGCGCTTGCGTTCCTGAGAGCCTTCCCGGCCCCCGGGACCGATGTAGTACCCAGCACGGCGGAGCTGGAGGCCGAAGCTTTGGCTGACTGGATCGAGAAGTACGACGACCAGGACTTCTCCCTCGCCGACGCCGTGAGCTTCGCGCTAATGAAGCGGCGCCGGATCAAGCGCGCGCTTGCCTACGACCGGCATTTCGCGGCGGCGGGCTTCGAGATGCTCCCCTAATCGCGGCTCCCTCGGCGAGTTCCGCCCGAAGGCGCCGCGTTGACAACCTCGCCAATCACGCCCTACCTTCGACGTACCAATCGGTTACGTCTTCTCGAAA
Above is a window of Gemmatimonadales bacterium DNA encoding:
- a CDS encoding PIN domain-containing protein encodes the protein MLEVFVDSGFWCATALRGRTDVDRERHERAGATLRQLIRSGTRLVTTNLVLAETHQLLLIRDRRDTALAFLRAFPAPGTDVVPSTAELEAEALADWIEKYDDQDFSLADAVSFALMKRRRIKRALAYDRHFAAAGFEMLP